A part of Marinomonas rhizomae genomic DNA contains:
- a CDS encoding substrate-binding periplasmic protein: MLKGNKLRMLSLLMFALVAGVSSVSHAKTLKVCYDQWPPMTIFPTKAAPERGVVIDMVEQIYSSKGYTLEYFEVPLARGLDMVAEGLCDMLPEYLYSKNSEKGFSYADEATFSYASAFVVRKNDPWRYQGIQSLNGKRIATGPGWDYSSMSAGYQNYIDDPKNANFVEVIAGYDDVVDRIFQMIKENRVDLYADNELVLQYVLNQLNLNDDLIVVRPGLEKNLVEMPIFSNKIPSEKRQELINVWNQGRLAMKGKKEQALLSKYKVSLEK, translated from the coding sequence GTGTTGAAAGGTAATAAACTAAGAATGCTATCCCTCCTTATGTTTGCCTTGGTAGCTGGCGTGTCGAGTGTTAGTCATGCGAAGACACTAAAAGTGTGTTACGACCAATGGCCACCGATGACAATATTCCCAACAAAAGCAGCTCCTGAGCGTGGTGTCGTCATCGACATGGTTGAGCAAATATACTCTTCAAAAGGATATACCCTCGAATACTTTGAAGTACCTCTAGCAAGAGGGTTGGACATGGTAGCCGAAGGGTTATGTGATATGTTGCCAGAATATCTCTATTCGAAGAATTCAGAGAAAGGCTTTAGCTACGCCGATGAAGCAACTTTTTCCTACGCCAGTGCTTTTGTTGTTCGAAAGAATGATCCTTGGCGTTATCAAGGCATCCAATCTTTAAATGGCAAACGAATCGCAACGGGTCCTGGTTGGGATTACAGCTCGATGAGTGCTGGCTATCAAAACTATATCGATGACCCGAAAAACGCTAACTTTGTTGAAGTCATCGCGGGTTATGATGATGTCGTTGACCGTATCTTTCAGATGATTAAAGAAAACCGAGTCGACTTATATGCAGATAACGAGCTCGTCCTGCAGTATGTTTTAAACCAGCTGAACTTAAACGATGACCTCATAGTTGTGCGTCCAGGCTTAGAGAAAAACCTAGTTGAAATGCCCATCTTTTCAAATAAAATTCCCTCTGAAAAAAGACAAGAATTGATCAATGTTTGGAATCAAGGTCGCTTGGCGATGAAGGGCAAAAAAGAGCAAGCTCTGCTTAGCAAGTATAAGGTATCATTGGAAAAATAA
- the ilvC gene encoding ketol-acid reductoisomerase — MANYFNTLPLREQLAQLAKCRFMDSSEFADGVEALKGKKMVVIGCGAQGLNQGLNLRDSGLDVSYALRPEAIAQKRQSWKNATENGFVVGTYEDLIPTADVVLNLTPDKQHTPVVTAVMPLMKEGACLSYSHGFNIVEEGMQVRDDLTVIMVAPKCPGSEVRAEYVRGFGVPTLIAVHEDNDPKGEGLALAKAYAVGTGGHKAGVLMSSFIAEVKSDLMGEQTILCGMLQTGSILCFDKMVEEGIDAGYASRLIQFGWETITEALKYGGVTNMLDRLSNPAKIKAFDLSEELKVIMRPLYNKHQDDIINGTFSRVMMEDWANDDKNLLQWRADTAETNFEKTPAGDVEISEQEFFDNGILMVAMVKAGVELAFETMTAAGIIAESAYYESLHETPLIANTIARKKLYEMNATISDTAEYGCYLYNHACVPLLADFMKDIKTDVIGKGLSLEDTGVDNKRLIEVNTALRSHPVEAVGSVLRGHMADMKKIV, encoded by the coding sequence ATGGCTAATTACTTCAATACTTTGCCGCTACGCGAGCAACTAGCTCAACTAGCAAAATGTCGCTTCATGGACAGCTCTGAATTTGCAGACGGCGTAGAAGCGCTTAAAGGCAAAAAAATGGTTGTTATCGGTTGTGGTGCACAAGGTCTTAACCAAGGCTTGAACCTACGTGATTCTGGACTAGATGTTTCTTACGCATTGCGCCCTGAAGCGATTGCACAAAAACGTCAGTCTTGGAAAAATGCGACTGAAAACGGTTTTGTTGTAGGTACTTACGAAGATTTGATCCCAACAGCTGATGTTGTATTGAACCTAACACCTGATAAGCAACACACTCCAGTTGTTACAGCCGTTATGCCTCTTATGAAAGAAGGCGCTTGCCTATCTTACTCTCACGGTTTCAACATCGTAGAAGAAGGCATGCAAGTACGTGACGACCTTACAGTAATCATGGTTGCACCTAAGTGCCCAGGTTCTGAAGTTCGCGCTGAATACGTTCGTGGTTTTGGTGTTCCAACACTTATCGCGGTTCACGAAGATAACGACCCTAAAGGCGAAGGTCTTGCACTAGCGAAAGCTTACGCTGTTGGTACTGGCGGTCACAAAGCAGGCGTTTTGATGTCTTCTTTCATCGCTGAAGTTAAATCCGACCTTATGGGTGAGCAAACTATCCTTTGTGGTATGTTGCAGACTGGCTCTATCCTTTGCTTCGACAAAATGGTTGAAGAAGGCATCGACGCTGGCTACGCATCTCGTTTGATCCAATTCGGTTGGGAAACTATCACTGAAGCATTGAAATACGGCGGCGTGACTAACATGCTAGATCGTCTTTCTAACCCAGCTAAGATCAAAGCATTCGATCTTTCTGAAGAGCTAAAAGTGATCATGCGTCCTTTGTACAACAAACACCAAGATGACATCATCAACGGCACTTTCTCTCGCGTAATGATGGAAGACTGGGCGAACGATGATAAAAACCTTCTTCAATGGCGTGCAGACACAGCGGAAACTAACTTCGAGAAAACACCAGCTGGCGATGTAGAAATTTCTGAACAAGAATTCTTCGACAACGGTATCTTGATGGTTGCTATGGTTAAAGCGGGCGTTGAGCTTGCTTTCGAAACCATGACTGCTGCAGGCATCATTGCTGAATCGGCTTACTACGAGTCTCTACACGAAACGCCACTAATCGCGAACACCATCGCTCGTAAGAAATTGTACGAAATGAACGCGACAATCTCTGATACAGCGGAATACGGTTGCTACCTATACAACCACGCTTGTGTTCCATTATTGGCTGACTTCATGAAAGACATTAAAACTGACGTGATCGGTAAAGGTCTTTCTTTAGAAGACACAGGCGTTGATAACAAGCGCTTGATCGAAGTAAACACAGCACTTCGCTCTCACCCAGTAGAAGCGGTTGGTTCGGTTCTTCGTGGCCACATGGCGGATATGAAAAAGATCGTTTAA
- the ilvY gene encoding HTH-type transcriptional activator IlvY, producing the protein MNIKTLKQFLALAETLNFGRASDECHISISAMSRNIRHLEDELGVALFNRDNRTVALTQEGQKFLKYARDTSRQWNLIRHELTDNSDQLSGEISLYGSVTASYSFLYELLRRFRIAYPAIEIKLRTGDPEHAIAHILDGKEDITIAARPANLPRGLDFKQIAISPLLFIAPLEQQVPNVPTNTPTSPEEWANIPMILSESGVSRTRIDEWFRQLDIAPRIYAQVTGNEAIVSMVSLGFGIGVVPKIVLDNSPLVDRIKVLDVQPELEPYDIGLFTLKKSLKNPLVEAFWSLMEEEAK; encoded by the coding sequence ATGAATATAAAAACGCTTAAGCAGTTTCTCGCCTTAGCGGAAACGTTGAATTTCGGACGCGCCAGTGACGAATGTCACATCAGTATTTCTGCCATGTCACGAAACATCCGACACTTAGAAGACGAGCTCGGCGTGGCTTTGTTTAACCGTGACAATCGTACAGTGGCATTGACTCAAGAAGGGCAGAAATTTCTTAAATACGCTCGCGATACCAGCCGACAATGGAATTTGATTCGTCATGAACTGACTGATAATTCCGACCAACTGAGCGGTGAAATCAGCCTGTATGGCTCAGTCACAGCGAGTTATAGTTTTTTGTATGAATTGCTGCGTCGTTTTCGTATTGCCTATCCAGCGATTGAAATCAAATTGCGTACGGGCGATCCAGAACATGCGATTGCACATATTCTGGATGGCAAAGAGGATATTACCATTGCTGCGCGTCCTGCGAATTTACCGCGAGGGTTAGACTTTAAACAGATCGCCATCTCGCCATTGTTGTTTATTGCGCCCCTGGAGCAGCAAGTGCCGAATGTTCCGACCAATACCCCAACGTCGCCAGAAGAGTGGGCAAATATCCCGATGATCCTTTCTGAAAGTGGAGTGTCTCGAACGCGTATTGATGAATGGTTTCGTCAACTCGACATCGCGCCACGGATTTATGCACAAGTCACAGGTAACGAGGCGATCGTGAGTATGGTGAGCTTAGGTTTTGGGATTGGTGTGGTGCCGAAAATCGTTTTAGATAATAGCCCGTTGGTAGATCGAATTAAGGTGTTGGACGTGCAACCTGAGCTGGAGCCATACGATATTGGTTTGTTTACACTGAAGAAAAGCTTGAAGAATCCGCTGGTAGAAGCGTTTTGGAGTTTAATGGAAGAGGAGGCTAAATAG
- the modF gene encoding molybdate ABC transporter ATP-binding protein ModF — translation MDSIRLDNILFDKVTVNFDDRFTLSEINWTIEPNQHWVITGTNGSGKSALAAVLAGVGDIENGTVTGLPKNVGLVSFEAQAELIAKELKKDDADIMDVISLGTPVHEMIFDNCQDSELAHSLVEKFGLSKLLDRAFRKLSTGETRKVMLIRALSSKPDLLILDEPFDGLDVDTLAMLQAHLASIIDTTPMVLVLNRFDEMPDFITHVAYMDNGKLALTVDKKDENAFNELYQLLHLKTTDLSVPEADPANKLPVLDPSQPLVKLNQATIKYGDTVIVDKLDWTIERGQHWQLSGPNGSGKTCVLSLITGDHPQCYTNDIFVFGFQRGNGESIWQIKQFIGYVSTALQWEYRVSTSCKNVIISGFYDSIGMYSKSTDNQKQIADQWLELLGMKDRADQPFNKLSYGDQRLLLIARAMVKHPPLLILDEPCLGLDDMNRQLVLALIEKICEGKETTVLYVNHHTEDQIKGIENYLGLKKND, via the coding sequence ATGGACAGCATCCGCTTAGACAATATTCTATTTGATAAAGTCACTGTGAACTTTGATGATCGCTTTACGCTAAGTGAGATTAACTGGACCATTGAACCTAACCAACATTGGGTGATCACTGGCACCAACGGATCAGGAAAGTCGGCTTTGGCCGCCGTGCTTGCTGGAGTGGGCGATATTGAAAACGGTACAGTCACTGGTCTTCCAAAAAACGTCGGATTGGTGTCTTTTGAAGCCCAAGCCGAATTGATCGCTAAAGAACTAAAAAAAGACGACGCCGACATCATGGATGTGATTTCCCTCGGCACCCCCGTTCATGAAATGATCTTCGACAACTGCCAAGACTCTGAACTGGCTCACTCTCTTGTAGAAAAGTTCGGCCTAAGCAAACTACTCGACCGCGCCTTTCGTAAGCTGTCTACTGGCGAAACCCGCAAAGTCATGCTGATTCGCGCTTTATCCAGCAAGCCAGATTTGCTTATCTTAGACGAACCCTTCGATGGCTTAGACGTGGATACGCTTGCCATGCTGCAAGCACATCTAGCGTCCATCATAGACACCACACCGATGGTCCTGGTGCTAAACCGCTTTGACGAGATGCCAGACTTCATCACTCACGTCGCCTATATGGACAATGGCAAGCTGGCTCTTACAGTAGACAAAAAAGACGAAAACGCCTTCAACGAGCTTTATCAATTACTGCATTTGAAAACCACCGATCTCAGCGTGCCAGAGGCCGACCCAGCGAACAAACTACCAGTACTCGATCCAAGCCAACCGCTCGTCAAGCTGAACCAAGCGACCATCAAATACGGTGATACTGTCATTGTCGATAAACTGGATTGGACCATTGAGCGCGGCCAACATTGGCAACTCAGCGGCCCCAATGGCAGCGGCAAAACCTGCGTCTTGTCTTTGATCACTGGCGATCATCCACAATGCTACACCAACGACATTTTTGTCTTCGGATTCCAGCGTGGGAACGGCGAAAGCATCTGGCAGATCAAACAATTTATCGGCTATGTTTCCACGGCACTGCAATGGGAATACCGCGTCAGCACCAGTTGTAAAAACGTTATTATTTCCGGCTTCTACGACAGCATCGGCATGTACAGCAAATCTACCGATAACCAGAAGCAAATTGCAGATCAATGGCTTGAACTACTCGGCATGAAAGACCGCGCCGACCAGCCCTTCAACAAACTCTCATACGGCGACCAGCGTTTACTACTCATCGCCCGCGCCATGGTCAAACACCCGCCATTATTGATCCTAGATGAACCCTGCCTCGGCCTAGACGACATGAACCGCCAACTTGTCCTCGCGCTGATCGAGAAAATTTGTGAAGGGAAAGAAACCACAGTGCTCTACGTCAACCACCACACGGAAGACCAGATCAAAGGGATAGAGAACTACTTGGGGTTGAAGAAGAACGACTAG
- a CDS encoding Stealth CR1 domain-containing protein has product MLSNTTELKLEPIDAVITWVDGSDAKHRQKRQKYMAMESLPLNENASNPHRWMCNDEILYCIQSIENHAPWIGKIWIVVDDKGPDLSGLSESIRNKVHLAYHAEIFAGFTHVLPTFNSLAIESMLWRIEGLSERFIYFNDDVFLAAPLKPTDVFDGLAPVLRGKWADFSERISGSEARIDPAKFHYFMQVNAAKMLGFSASELYSAAHVVHPFRRSKMAELFARFPDCFVNNIQYRFRNLEQFFPQGLHNHACIMDKEAKINTSDDHLHISSGYGKGQPPADTLAILQRATDPDIKFLCVNDLPQLIEVIPNAAEWVAQAIGGFSGRVKNTTMDMSCLKTDETGIESVA; this is encoded by the coding sequence ATGCTAAGTAATACAACCGAACTCAAGCTTGAACCGATTGATGCTGTCATCACTTGGGTCGATGGGAGTGATGCGAAACATAGACAAAAACGACAAAAATATATGGCAATGGAATCTTTGCCATTGAATGAAAATGCGTCGAATCCTCATAGGTGGATGTGTAACGATGAAATCCTGTATTGCATTCAATCGATTGAAAATCATGCTCCTTGGATAGGTAAAATCTGGATTGTCGTTGATGATAAAGGCCCTGATTTATCAGGTCTATCGGAAAGCATTAGGAATAAAGTGCATCTAGCTTATCATGCGGAAATCTTTGCTGGATTCACTCACGTGTTACCCACCTTTAATTCTTTGGCCATTGAAAGTATGTTGTGGCGAATTGAGGGGCTGAGTGAGCGATTCATCTACTTTAACGACGATGTATTCTTGGCTGCACCTTTAAAACCGACTGATGTGTTTGATGGACTAGCGCCTGTTTTGCGAGGCAAATGGGCTGATTTTAGTGAGCGAATTAGCGGCAGTGAAGCACGTATTGATCCCGCGAAATTTCATTACTTTATGCAGGTGAATGCGGCTAAAATGCTAGGCTTCTCTGCGTCAGAGTTGTATTCCGCGGCACATGTTGTCCATCCATTTCGACGTTCAAAAATGGCTGAACTCTTTGCTCGTTTTCCCGATTGCTTTGTTAACAATATCCAGTATAGGTTTCGGAATTTGGAGCAATTTTTCCCGCAAGGACTGCATAATCATGCTTGTATCATGGATAAAGAGGCCAAGATCAACACGTCAGATGACCACCTTCACATCTCAAGTGGATATGGAAAAGGGCAACCGCCTGCTGATACTTTGGCAATATTACAAAGAGCAACGGACCCTGACATCAAGTTTTTATGTGTAAATGACCTTCCTCAACTCATTGAGGTCATTCCAAATGCAGCAGAGTGGGTTGCTCAGGCCATTGGCGGCTTTTCGGGGCGCGTGAAAAATACCACAATGGATATGTCGTGTTTGAAAACAGATGAGACTGGGATAGAGTCAGTAGCGTAA
- a CDS encoding DUF5329 domain-containing protein, with protein sequence MKILFFLIMTILTTSVFASTQDEINHLLEYVEKTNCQYERNGSMYNGKEAFDHIQRKYDYYQDKIKSAEDFIDYSASKSAISGKQYLIHCEGNKVVKSSDWLAAELKRFRAEYR encoded by the coding sequence TTGAAAATACTATTTTTTCTAATTATGACTATATTAACAACAAGTGTCTTTGCTTCGACACAAGATGAAATAAATCATCTATTGGAGTATGTCGAAAAAACAAATTGCCAATATGAAAGAAATGGTTCCATGTATAATGGTAAGGAGGCGTTTGATCATATACAACGCAAGTACGATTATTATCAGGATAAAATCAAATCGGCAGAGGATTTTATCGATTATTCTGCTAGCAAAAGCGCGATATCTGGAAAGCAGTATCTCATTCATTGTGAGGGGAACAAGGTAGTGAAAAGCAGTGACTGGTTAGCTGCTGAACTCAAGCGTTTTAGAGCCGAGTATAGATAG
- the aphA gene encoding acid phosphatase AphA gives MNHTLRSITVALACVASLSANADPKTPGTHKGYSTIDMTSAGMPADVKMISVADIKKELQGKAPFAVGLDIDDTSLFSTPVFYRGQQEFSPNGYSYLSNQDFWDKANCGWDAFSMPKNIAKELIAMHQERGDSIYFITGRTGSDCNFTTEYLKKTFDIKDMHDVIFAGSSRTEYTKTKYIKDNDIKIYYGDADGDIISARNAGAEGIRVMRAANSSYKPIPKNGIYGERVLKDSQY, from the coding sequence GTGAACCATACTCTACGCTCGATAACTGTTGCACTGGCTTGTGTCGCTAGCTTGTCTGCTAACGCGGATCCAAAAACACCAGGTACGCATAAAGGCTACTCCACTATCGATATGACCTCTGCGGGCATGCCAGCAGATGTGAAGATGATTTCTGTTGCGGATATCAAGAAAGAACTGCAAGGCAAAGCGCCTTTTGCCGTTGGTTTAGATATTGATGACACTAGCTTATTCAGTACGCCAGTTTTTTATCGTGGTCAGCAAGAATTTTCCCCTAATGGTTACTCTTACCTATCGAATCAAGATTTTTGGGATAAGGCGAATTGTGGTTGGGACGCATTCAGCATGCCTAAGAATATTGCTAAAGAATTGATTGCCATGCACCAAGAACGCGGTGATAGCATTTATTTCATCACTGGTCGTACCGGTTCTGACTGTAATTTCACTACCGAATATTTGAAAAAAACTTTTGATATCAAAGATATGCACGATGTTATTTTTGCAGGATCAAGCCGTACTGAATACACGAAAACTAAGTACATTAAAGACAATGACATTAAAATTTATTACGGTGATGCGGATGGTGACATTATTTCAGCTCGTAATGCTGGCGCAGAAGGCATTCGAGTAATGCGCGCGGCTAACTCTAGCTACAAGCCAATTCCGAAAAATGGCATTTATGGCGAACGAGTGCTAAAAGACTCTCAGTACTAA
- a CDS encoding MBL fold metallo-hydrolase produces the protein MLNCMPISLSKVLLFIISGISLAACSGNRIPVSDHSDGKIFYNEDRTAEVGKSLFDVIKWKLWGDAEPWPEFVDDNWKPNFTQPLMPGEGMVTFINHATELVQFERLTVLTDPIFSERASPFSWIGPKRHRSPGASIEALPKVDVVIISHNHYDHMDLDSLVAINKKDHPTFIVPLGNKKYLEDKGIKNVVELDWWQNYSSKDGSIITLIPMQHWSTRGLFDRFEALWGGYVIESSDLKVLFAGDTAYNRQFKEVQEKMGPMDLSILPIGAYEPRWFMKNQHMNPAEAIQAHLDLESKLSVGMHFGTFQLTDEGIDDPVMDLAKELAAEKLDPKEFIVQKNGQTIFFNNVKSDNQ, from the coding sequence ATGCTGAACTGCATGCCTATATCATTATCAAAGGTTCTGTTATTCATAATAAGCGGAATATCCCTTGCAGCATGCTCCGGTAATCGTATTCCTGTATCGGATCATAGCGATGGAAAGATTTTCTATAATGAAGACCGTACGGCTGAGGTCGGGAAGAGTCTTTTTGACGTAATTAAGTGGAAACTATGGGGCGATGCCGAGCCATGGCCTGAATTCGTTGATGATAATTGGAAACCTAATTTTACTCAGCCCCTTATGCCGGGTGAAGGCATGGTTACTTTTATTAATCATGCAACAGAGCTTGTTCAATTTGAACGTCTTACCGTATTAACTGATCCTATTTTTTCCGAGAGAGCCAGTCCATTTTCATGGATAGGGCCGAAACGACACAGAAGTCCGGGGGCTTCTATAGAAGCATTACCAAAAGTGGATGTCGTTATTATTAGCCATAATCATTACGACCATATGGATCTTGATTCATTAGTCGCTATCAACAAGAAAGATCATCCCACCTTTATTGTGCCTTTAGGGAATAAAAAATACCTCGAAGATAAAGGCATTAAAAATGTTGTAGAGCTCGACTGGTGGCAAAACTATTCATCAAAAGATGGTTCTATTATTACACTTATTCCAATGCAGCACTGGTCTACCCGAGGGCTATTCGATCGCTTTGAAGCGCTTTGGGGAGGATATGTCATTGAGTCCTCAGATTTAAAAGTCTTATTTGCAGGGGACACCGCTTACAATCGTCAGTTTAAAGAAGTGCAAGAAAAAATGGGGCCGATGGATCTGAGTATTTTGCCTATTGGTGCTTATGAGCCACGTTGGTTTATGAAAAATCAGCATATGAATCCTGCAGAAGCGATTCAGGCTCACCTAGATCTTGAGTCTAAATTAAGCGTGGGAATGCATTTTGGTACGTTTCAATTGACCGATGAGGGTATTGATGATCCCGTGATGGATTTAGCCAAGGAACTGGCTGCTGAAAAACTTGATCCAAAAGAATTTATAGTGCAGAAAAATGGTCAAACTATTTTTTTTAATAATGTTAAATCTGATAATCAATAA
- a CDS encoding sensor domain-containing diguanylate cyclase → MSEYLKTQDAIVSELQQLEATVRGPISTSLWQYNRNQLDSLTSGLIQMPIIEGVDVLDQNSQSIISKRFYDSSSVPLSIFDSTSALSWTLNGESIPLGTLVLYSSSGVVLERVWFGFALIAITAFIKLTVLFWLFIWAFDRYLATPLRELMSQVNEVQLSTSISKRIHLSNAENNELSQLQEHMNNMLSAMSSDRERLLEDEQAKRDWLENAVAKRTEDLQILNEKLKYLATRDSLTDVLNRGSFFETAQQLLVLSQRQKSTASFVLMDLDFFKRINDTYGHFIGDKVLIHFTQTLQGFLRKSDLLGRVGGEEFAIFLPDTGLDAACQLADKIRQTISDAALEVEDKTVTYTVSLGVESSEPEDQSIDELFKRADLKLYGAKDKGRDRVER, encoded by the coding sequence TTGAGCGAATATCTGAAAACGCAGGATGCTATTGTCAGCGAATTACAGCAATTGGAAGCAACGGTTCGGGGTCCAATTTCTACTAGCTTGTGGCAGTACAACCGCAACCAGTTAGATTCGCTTACCTCGGGGCTGATTCAAATGCCAATTATTGAAGGTGTGGATGTTTTAGACCAAAATTCGCAAAGTATAATATCGAAAAGATTCTACGACTCTAGCTCTGTTCCACTGTCTATTTTTGATTCGACATCAGCATTAAGCTGGACTCTAAATGGCGAAAGCATACCTCTTGGTACGCTGGTACTTTATTCATCCTCAGGTGTGGTGCTAGAACGAGTTTGGTTCGGCTTTGCTTTGATTGCTATTACCGCATTCATCAAGTTAACTGTCTTATTCTGGCTGTTTATTTGGGCCTTTGACCGCTATTTAGCAACACCTTTAAGAGAGCTAATGTCGCAAGTGAATGAGGTGCAGTTAAGCACAAGTATCAGTAAGCGCATTCATTTATCGAACGCTGAAAATAACGAACTTAGTCAGCTTCAAGAACATATGAATAATATGCTTTCCGCTATGTCTTCGGACAGAGAGCGATTGTTAGAAGACGAGCAAGCCAAGCGAGATTGGTTAGAGAATGCCGTGGCAAAACGTACCGAAGACCTACAAATTCTCAATGAAAAACTCAAATACCTCGCAACAAGGGATTCTTTGACGGATGTCTTAAATCGAGGAAGCTTTTTTGAAACAGCCCAACAGTTGTTGGTGCTTTCCCAGCGTCAAAAATCGACAGCGTCTTTTGTCCTGATGGATTTAGATTTTTTTAAGCGTATCAATGATACTTATGGTCATTTTATCGGGGACAAAGTACTCATCCACTTTACCCAAACACTTCAGGGCTTTTTAAGAAAATCAGACCTTCTTGGTAGAGTGGGCGGCGAAGAGTTCGCTATATTTCTTCCAGATACCGGATTGGATGCTGCCTGCCAGCTTGCTGATAAAATACGTCAAACTATAAGTGATGCTGCGTTAGAAGTGGAAGATAAGACAGTCACTTATACTGTAAGCCTTGGTGTTGAATCATCGGAGCCTGAAGATCAGTCAATTGATGAACTGTTTAAACGTGCCGATTTGAAGCTCTACGGAGCGAAAGATAAGGGGAGAGATCGTGTTGAAAGGTAA